Proteins found in one Miscanthus floridulus cultivar M001 chromosome 4, ASM1932011v1, whole genome shotgun sequence genomic segment:
- the LOC136551840 gene encoding E3 ubiquitin-protein ligase AIP2-like: MSATATDETAVEARLQALRQRLGKKQHFEEAVNELAAAVRDRYAGASPTLRKSMYSTVCRVATVLQTRYTAPGFWHAGLNLFMGTEKLVSNPAEKEHLKTCISRAREHLDEKENEDSMPSNREADTRFLFEGHLTLGQEPPPPAWLVAQNLTRELSILTESSGDQDGNSNGTVPRAEEITPAIMNLLETISGDRDLETALEESLQGIIEHPPRAPPASKEVVANLPVITVTKEVIARLGSETECAVCRENLVVDDKMQELPCKHLFHPPCLKPWLDENNSCPICRHELRTDDHVYESRKEREREEEEDRRGAANAVRGGEFMYI; the protein is encoded by the exons ATGTCGGCGACCGCTACGGACGAGACCGCGGTGGAGGCGCGCCTCCAGGCGCTGCGGCAGAGGCTCGGGAAGAAGCAGCACTTCGAGGAGGCCGTGAACGAACTCGCCGCCGCCGTACGGGACCGCTACGCCGGCGCCTCACCCACCCTCCGCAAATCG ATGTATTCAACGGTTTGCCGTGTTGCAACAGTGCTTCAAACCAGATATACAGCTCCGGGATTCTGGCATGCTGGTCTGAACCTCTTCATGGGAACAGAGAAGCTGGTAAGTAATCCTGCTGAAAAGGAGCACCTGAAGACCTGCATTTCAAGGGCCCGTGAGCATCTTGATGAAAAAGAAAATGAGGATTCCATGCCAAGCAACAGAGAAGCAG ACACCAGATTTCTTTTTGAAGGGCACCTTACTCTGGGACAGGAACCTCCACCTCCAGCATGGCTTGTTGCCCAGAATTTAACGCGGGAATTGAGCATACTAACTGAATCCTCTGGAGATCAAGATGGGAACAGCAATGGAACGGTGCCTAGAGCCGAGGAGATTACACCTGCTATAATGAACCTCCTAGAAACCATATCAGGCGACAGGGATCTAGAAACTGCTTTGGAAGAATCACTGCAG GGAATCATTGAGCATCCACCAAGAGCACCCCCAGCTTCAAAGGAAGTTGTTGCCAATCTACCTGTCATTACTGTTACCAAGGAAGTCATTGCTAGATTGGGTAGTGAGACGGAGTGTGCTGTCTGCCGCGAAAACTTGGTTGTGGATGACAAGATGCAGGAGCTTCCTTGCAAGCATCTCTTCCATCCTCCTTGTCTAAAGCCATGGCTG GACGAGAACAACTCCTGCCCTATCTGCCGGCATGAGCTAAGGACGGATGACCATGTGTACGAGAGCAGGAAGGAGCGtgaaagggaggaggaagaagatagaaggGGTGCGGCAAATGCTGTCAGGGGTGGGGAATTCATGTATATCTGA